The genomic window TGTCTCAATTCCCGGTAGCCACGCTCCGGAGGCTTTTATCGTTATTCCGATTCTACTGATCCTCTGATTTCGATAACATTAATGCCACCGAGACTGTTTACCTTGCCAAGACGTACTCGTATCGTCTCGAGAAGCTTGCAACTGCGTCTGTCTCAAGAACCGGCCCCACTACATGACCGACCGAGAGCGTGCATGATGTCTTCACCTGGGAAACGACGTGCAAGCAATGCGGCCATCTCCCCACCTCCTATCAAACGAAAAGCGCAGACGACCATTACCAGTCAGTGCCACAGAGATTTTGCTAGTGAAAGTCTTGGACTGGTCTGAGAAATCGGAAACTGATAACCGTGTTGCCTTAGAAACTGCCGTCGCCTCGTTCTTCACTCCAACTTCTCAAAAGCCCAAGGAACGAACAACCTGGAATGAGCGCATGCCACCGAAGGATGGAAAGGACAGCAATGACGCCCGAGCCACTCTTTTAGTTGCGCAATACACACCCGAAAGCTACGAGGCCGAGCCGCCATCTAAAAGGAGAAAGGTTGCGGCATTCGATCTGGACGGCACTATCATACGAACAGCGTCAGGCAAGAAGCATGCCGATGGCCCTGGCGACTGGCAGTGGTGGGACACCTGCGTTCCACTCAAACTCAAGAGTTTATACTATGAAGATGGGTAAGCCAGATTTCTGTTCTATGAAATCTGATTTGACATTCTCACCTCCGGCATCGCTGACGAGTCTTGACTTTCCAGATACCGCGTCGTCATATTCTCGAACCAAGGGGGCCTTACACTCCACCCCGATCCCAAGTCGAAAGGACCAAAAAATACCAAGCGAACCGATCAATTCAAAACCAAGGTCAACTCTATCTTGTCAAAGCTCGACATACCCATCACTCTCTACGCTGCGACTGCAAAGGACATATTTCGCAAGCCACGACCCGGCATGTGGAATGAGATGCTCAACGACTACGACTTGAATGGGACTGAAGCCACACCAGAAATGGAACACAGCTTTTTCGTGGGGGATGCGGGCGGCCGCACGGCGCAGCTGGTCTCTGCAAGCGCCGTGactgccaacgccgccattAAGAGTAAAGGCAAGGGTCGGGCGGGACCAGCGGCGTTACCCAAGGACTTTAGCTGCTCAGATCGCAATCTGGCACACAACATAGGAATAGACTTCAAGACTCCAGAGGAATACTTTTTGGGGGAGGAACCGCGAGACTTTGTCCGTGATTTCGACCTCGCCAGCCACCCATTTCCAGATGCCGACGGAGAGCCCAAGGCGCTTATAGAGCAAAAGAACGAGAAGGACATTATCCTCTTTTGTGGGCCTCCAGGCGCAGGCAAGAGCACATTCTACTGGAAGTACTTGAAGCCGCTTGGATACGGGAGGGTCAATCAAGACACGCTGAAAACGTATGCTTCCCAATTGCCAGACCAGGGTTGCGCTAGGCTGACCAAATTCAAAATAGCAAAGAAAAGTGCTTGAGCGCTGCTGCCGAGATGCTCAAGGATAAAGTCTCGGTCGTCATTGGTATGTCATCCTTGGTAGTAGTGAGTGGTTCACTTATGCAATGGACTAACACCCCTATCTCGTAGATAACACAAATCCTGACCCGGATACTAGGGCACTATGGGTTGCTCTCGCCAAGAAACATGACATTCCTATACGCTGTGTATGGTTCAAGACACCACTGGCATTAGCTCAACATAATGACGCTGTCAGGTCAATGAACGGCACTGTGAGTTACCGTCCATTGTAAGCAATTTTCTCTGCCTCTCCCACGCTGATATTGGTCTTTAGATGAACCCGGAATTACGAGCTGGACTTCCTGCTCTCGCTTTCAATAGCTTCAACTCGAGACTCAAGGAGCCAAAGGTTGGCGAGGGTTTCCAAGATGTTGTCGAGATTGAGTTCACTTTCAGGGGCACAAAGGATGAATACGAACTATGGGGGAAATACTGGCTCTAAACGCACACGGCTTCCAACAAGCAACAAGCCAAGCATTTGGTGCCAGATTAACTTGGCAAGAATTACATACACAAGGACCGATCTCCCCTGCCAAGGAGCCAAGTCGGTCGTTGACGATCGAGCCCCAGATATTACATTTCCTCCACTCTTCGACTTGCCCAGAATACTCTAAATCCTCCACCGGCACTCAAGATTGAGCTCCATCATAACCCCAGAGGTTCATCATGTGCTACAAGATCAACAGGCACCATCACACCTGACCACCACTTAGATCGTTATGCAGCAGCAGTCGAATGGAAGCGGGCATGGTATGCAGAAACAGAAGCGACCCGGACAGCAACCGCCGCGACCGTTGTCACCGCCTCTGAGGCCCACTTCGGCTTCATCTCCACAGCTGTGAGTTGAGTCTGGATTCGCCCGAGAAGCGCCCGATTGTGGACGAACATCTGCATGTCCTATGGGTTAGCATCAATTTTTGCAGGTTTCAGAAAGCCTTCTCTTGAAGGCCAAGATCCCCGGCAGGGCTTCCATACCCATCGTCTCCAGCAGAACCGGCTGTTCTTTGACCAGTACAGCTGCTGCCGGTGTTTGCAGCGGCATATTGTTCCTTTCGTCAATGTTTGACGACATTTTGCGCTTAGCTTGATTAAGAGTGTTCTTGATTATTTCTTGAGCGGGGCTTCAATGAGTTCTCTGTCTTGGCTCAAAAAAGGTTGGGGTTTGGCCAAGGTAGAGGATTCCATGAAGTGTCGATGCCTTGGCAATTCTCGTGTTATGCCAAAGGCTACAATGACGTAATCCGAGTCCCCGTGCCACTGCTTATCTGCCCTTATTGTCAGGTATCACGTGTTCTGTGCATCCAACAGACATCCCTGCATCTATTCGTGCCACCCTAATCAGATCGACACCGCCGCTATTAGAGGTGATTTCAAAGTCGCAGATTTCCTCTTGGGCGCAACGAGTATTTGAGGAGAATTTTCTATCAAACGCCTGCCTATCTTTATGATCACATGGTCGTGATGATGCGCTGGGTACATGTCTCGCATTCGGTTGTGCCAGGAACAGCAGGTCACGATGGATGCAGCTGGACCTAGGCGACCTAGGCGACCTAGGCCCCACCAACTATTCAGGAAGGACTGAATGGAGGCCCTGGTTAGAGTGGAGTTCAAGATCTATGGTATATCTTCTCCAACCATATTGTCATCATGCATCTCTGCTGGGGCTGCAGTGGTTACATAGTACAATTTCATACTAGGGCAGAATCGCCACCGGGAGCACCAAGATTTCGAGCTTACGCGGCTTGGCAGGGGCTTCCGGTAGTGGCACCGGGACACGCATTTTCTGTACGGCATAGCCTATCATTAACCACAACAGGCAGCTTCTCCAAACCATTTAGCGAGACCTGAACCTTGCTTGGGTCCTAGGTCAACACCAGGGCGAGCGCGAGATTTCTCCGTACAGGGAACCTTGATCTCGTGCAACTCACAATGGGGGTTCGGTTCAGAGACCTAACATGGATATCATTCTAGGAAACTTGCAAGATGGGAGACGAAATATGTACCCTTGCGTTCTCATGTTCTCATTTACACGAGCTATATGCGCCGCAACGAGATCTCGTTGATCTTGCATGCGCTGATCTGATCAAATACGATTTATAAATATGTACAAAGAAGTCTTCACATCTCTCAGTAGTGAGTAGTGAAGCGCGAATGTTCTGATGGGCAAAAGAATTGCCTCCGTGCTGTGTACCGTTCTACGTGCTCTGGTAGTGGGCAACGTAGAAGACCTCCATCATCTGTCCCCATCCTTCTAGGGTGTTGCTGTTTGGGTATCCGGGCCCTGTTGGTTTTGGTCAGCTCCGTGTCGTAGTCGGGCGTGGTGGGTGAACAAGAGATGGTGTCATGACTTTGAAACTTACAGTCGCCGCCCACAGCCAAGTTCAGAATGATGTAGAGCGGGCTCCTGGCCAGGCTGGTCCAGACGCGTTCGTTGCCGATCCTGTTTCCAGAGATTTGGTGGAACTGGCGGTCATCCTGCACGCAAATTTGCAGTTAGCATCACTACTATTGTGTCCTTTGCCCCAGAAGCCTTGAACATAAAGAGACAAGACTCACCAAAAACCAGGTAATAGTCTCATCCTGCCACCTCCCAGCCCTCCTGTCGATCTCGAGCCTCCAGACGTGCGCATCCTGGTTCGCCAGCGGCACGGGCGCACCGATTCCCGACGGCTCGTTGCAGGCGCCACCGGGGTAGACGTCGCAGTGGGTGGTACCGTGGCCCGTCAGGATGCCGTTGACCGTCTCCATGATGTCGAGCTCACCGCAGGCGGGCCAGGGGGTTCCGCGCCGCATCGAGTCGCCCAGCATCCAAAACGCAGGCCAGATGCCCTGCTTGTTGCCGATCGAGTTTGGCCCGAAGCGCAGCCTGGCCTCGACGCGCGTCACGCGGCCCGAGGGGGGAGTCAGCACGTAGTGAGACTCGGCGCGGCCAGACGACCAGCCGCCGCGGGCGGAGGAGTCGCGCCAGGGAACGAGCTGGAGCGACTGGCCGCCGGACAGCTGGATGTTGCGCGCCGAGCGGCGGTAGGTCTGCAGCTCATTGTTGACGCCGATGTCGCGGTCGATGATGTTCCATTTGCTCTCGTCGGGGAGGGTGCCGCCAGATCTGAGTGGAGGTTGGTGAGTTAGTTTAtagcattttcttttttttggggatGTTGGTAATACGTATAAAATTCGCTTGATAATGCAAAAAAGCTAGCTGTATTACAGCCGTGGGATTGGGCCTCAAGATATCAAGGTTATACTAAACACAGACGGCTCAACTTACCCTACAAAGTTGTCCTGCCAGATGCGAGTGAAACCGGCATAGCCTGGCGCATCAACCGCgacggccagggccggggcGAGGAGAGCAAGAATGGCTTTGGAGATCTGCATCCTAGGCAAAATCAAGCAGTGATCGTCGATATAAAGAGCGTATTGGTTGTTCCCTCCAAGTGGGAGCACAAAGAACGAGCGGACAAAAaagtcaagaaaaaagacttTGTGTCAAGTGAGCTTGCAATACAAAAGGAGTGTAGAGGGCAACGAGGCCAAAGCAATCGAAAAGGAGCGGCTTGACGAAAAAGATGGTGGAAGAAGCTGTCGGGAATGGAATCTCATCATGGGACGACGGGCCAGCCGCGTGACTTATAAGGGAGGACGAGTATATGTCTCTGCCCCCGAAACTTGGGTTCGCTAATGGAATCAGATCCCCATCCAGTTCTGGCTTTCGAGCCCAAGTCGACCGCCAAGTTCTAGACCCGAATAGGAGGTCAATATGACAAGACGTTAAGGGTGTCTGGGATGGGAAGGCCAAGCGAGGGATGGGTAAAAAGAGGGTGTTCTCGAATTAGGATAGAACAGAAACAGAAGAAACAAAGACAAGATGTAGAAAACGACAGTATTTGCACCGGGATTGGTCAACCATGTGTAATTTTAGGGGGGACTTTTATCGCATGGCACCCTCCCACGTTTCGTCGGTCTTTTGTTCGGTACCTGCATTCGCTACCACGGCAAAATGTTGTACACTTTGATGAgaaaggaaggaaaataaCAAAGAAGCAGGGGGGGCTTTTTGGAACATTGGAGGGAAGCCCAAAGAGCTGCTTACTTTCCTTATGCAGTGCACGGCCAATGGTGTTGTAGTAAACTCACGCATCTGACCAAAAGATGGAACGGcataacaagaaaaaaaaaattggtaCATGGCAGCCAAACCGTTTGTGTGCGGTATATTGGATCATCGTCCAAGCCATGCTTAAAAGTGTCACCTTGAAATCGTTGCTGCGGCTGAGCTGGTATGTCTTCAGCCCAGAAAACCGATGATCTTTCATCTAGTCTTGACAGGCAAAGCCGGGATTTACCCAGATTGCGGAAAATATTCTgtctcctctttttttttcttcttcttttttggtcTTGCGTGATAATCATTTTCAACAAATAAGTATAATATTAACCGGAACAGCTGATGGGATGAACTTTGACGAATGGGCGTCGTAATCCAGGGGTTTGTCTCATGGAGCGCCCATCGGGAAAGGGGAAAGGGCGTTGTGTTTCGACCGTTTCTGCATCGTGATTGGACGAACCAAGATGAGCACCCTGTCAAAGTATGAAACATTTTCTTCGCTGGgaacattttttttcttttctttttttctcattcGCCATCTGATGATGGAGAAAACGTTCCGTCGGGAACAGAAGTAAAGTCTTCCCTgtcaaaaaataaaataaaaaaaagagagagccTCACTAAGCGCCCTTGGATGAGATATAAAAACCGTGATGGTAAATATCATGACGGTTTTGAAGCTGACCACGACGCAGACACAACGTAAAACAGTCGAGACAAGCGGCAATGCAAGTCAAGGTAGCGTTCTTAGCGAAGATCCCCCGCAAAGCATTGACTACTTAATAAATctccaggtaggtaggtaggtagtattTTATCTGTGTGTCGCATGGACTTGTGTGTCGCAGGTAAACGTAGGATTTTGTCCAGGCACCCCGAAGAGCGACACCGGGAAATGTCGCACGCACTTGGGTACCTAGTCTTTGCTGAAAGCTGGTCGACCATCAACCTGGTCAATATCATTTCGCATTTAACATCTGGGCACGCACAAAGTTGACAAGGTCGCTGGTGGCAAATCACCAAGTGGTTGGTTGACAGGGGACTCGCGCCCCGAATGACAGCTACAATCCCGACGTCTGGATCGGGGCTCGGCATGCAAGGGATGTAAAAATGCACCCCGGCTCTGGGCCGCCCCCCCTCGGCTCCTGTCTTTTGTCAAATTAACTACCATTCTTTTGCGCTGCGGGCATCAAAAATGCCTTCCGCTTCGGCCACTGCCGAATCTTCTCAGCTGCCTTTTTGGGACTCCACGCTTAGACGCCTCGGCCAAATAAAATtcgggggtttttttttgtatgttATGGAGCTGCTGCATTGTGGGAATCCTTCATCATCATCTATGCTTTATCGCAGCCAAGTGATAAGGTGTTGTTAGTGCCTTTTTGGCATGTGA from Pyricularia oryzae 70-15 chromosome 4, whole genome shotgun sequence includes these protein-coding regions:
- a CDS encoding secreted glucosidase, with amino-acid sequence MQISKAILALLAPALAVAVDAPGYAGFTRIWQDNFVGSGGTLPDESKWNIIDRDIGVNNELQTYRRSARNIQLSGGQSLQLVPWRDSSARGGWSSGRAESHYVLTPPSGRVTRVEARLRFGPNSIGNKQGIWPAFWMLGDSMRRGTPWPACGELDIMETVNGILTGHGTTHCDVYPGGACNEPSGIGAPVPLANQDAHVWRLEIDRRAGRWQDETITWFLDDRQFHQISGNRIGNERVWTSLARSPLYIILNLAVGGDYQRMQDQRDLVAAHIARVNENMRTQGSLNRTPIKMRVPVPLPEAPAKPPPAEMHDDNMVGEDIP
- a CDS encoding bifunctional polynucleotide phosphatase/kinase, whose product is MPPRLFTLPRRTRIVSRSLQLRLSQEPAPLHDRPRACMMSSPGKRRASNAAISPPPIKRKAQTTITKTAVASFFTPTSQKPKERTTWNERMPPKDGKDSNDARATLLVAQYTPESYEAEPPSKRRKVAAFDLDGTIIRTASGKKHADGPGDWQWWDTCVPLKLKSLYYEDGYRVVIFSNQGGLTLHPDPKSKGPKNTKRTDQFKTKVNSILSKLDIPITLYAATAKDIFRKPRPGMWNEMLNDYDLNGTEATPEMEHSFFVGDAGGRTAQLVSASAVTANAAIKSKGKGRAGPAALPKDFSCSDRNLAHNIGIDFKTPEEYFLGEEPRDFVRDFDLASHPFPDADGEPKALIEQKNEKDIILFCGPPGAGKSTFYWKYLKPLGYGRVNQDTLKTKEKCLSAAAEMLKDKVSVVIDNTNPDPDTRALWVALAKKHDIPIRCVWFKTPLALAQHNDAVRSMNGTMNPELRAGLPALAFNSFNSRLKEPKVGEGFQDVVEIEFTFRGTKDEYELWGKYWL